DNA sequence from the Excalfactoria chinensis isolate bCotChi1 chromosome 2, bCotChi1.hap2, whole genome shotgun sequence genome:
acaaaATGCATGTGCCATTTTAAAGCTGATAAAATTAACTAATTAGGTAGTCAACTAATATAGCTTAGCAAGAGAAAAATCGTGTCCTTTCAGGAATCTTTCTGAAATCATTTACATTCAGCCCCTACAGAGATCTTGATTCAGTTATAAGCCAGGGTAAGGATAACAAGTTGCACATACGTCAGATTTTTAAGGAAAGATCTTCTTTGAACCTCTATGATGAAGAGTTTAAATTTATAAATAGAACCAAGTACTACAAATGCTTTGGTACATCAATCTGAAGAACACTGCTCCTGGAAGACAAGCACTGTCTCCTTCATCTCTGAAAGGAGTATAAAGTTAGCACTGGAATTTAGCCCTCCATTGTGGAACAGTTTCTGAAAGATcaaggaaaagcacagagcagcacattcCCTTTTCTAGCTGAGGTGAAGCTTATTGGCAGTTTTTACatagaacagaaggaaactggaaagAGTTAACAGATCCTTCTGTTAAATCCTTCAGTTTGGTACACAGCAGTATCCTCTTGGTGGTGaaagatgttttgctttttctagcattttgttttgttgagttagcttttcatttctttaaccAGCAAATGCACATTGGAGGCAGCTTGTAACACTGCATTCATCTCTCAgatgtaattaaaataacattcctcccctccctgctaAATAGACCAAGTGTTGCAACTGTGCTTGCAGATATCTAGTAGCTTGACTGGCCAGTGGGTTAGGATGAGTGGAAATATGAGAATACATTGTTGTGCTGACAGAATCTGTTATAAATAAGACTTTTAGCTAAAAAACTAATATATTGGCTTGAAGTCTAAAACTTAAattcttcagttcttctcaAAGCAAGAATACATTTTATCAAATTGcctttcaaatatttaaaaatttaGTCCTTGcagatctgttttctgttggaaaaaaaaagaatgatggTATTTCAGAACCCCCTGGAAAACCCCTCTAAGATACTAAGTGGTAGTGAACAGCTCTCCTGTTGCCATTCAAGCAGAACAAAATTCTATGGAAACACTCAAACGTCTGCATTCTTCttcagtcattttcttttgcatccaTCTCTCAAGTGGTATTATCTCAGGCTGCTCAACAACGGCAAAGGTATTTTAACTGCACCTTTCAGGAGATACAGGatatttttcacacagagcagaaagaataGTTTTTATGAGGCCCATTTTAGCATTTAGGCTACAGTAGTGTCAAAAGCAACTTGAAAGGCACTTCAAGAGTTGTACTGGGCAAAGTTTTAATCTCTAactgaagggattttttttcttccactttttcctgtttcagcaTACATATTGTCAACACTCACCTTTGCTTAAAAAGTAGGACTTTTTACTACATCCATAGAAGATGGAAGAGGGCCTCTGAAGAGGCCATTTTGCACTACAGAGCTAAACCATACTAACTAGCCCTCCGGGACTGCCATAAGTAGCATAAACCTGTAAATCAGTGCAggctcctctctctctctctctctaagGATACATATACTTATatactaagaaaaaagaaattaaaaaaacaaacaaacaaaaaaaaaaccacaaaaccataGACCGGGAGGGGACAAGCTTGCTTTCTCCCCTCTCCATAACTCCTCCTCCACCCTTAGAGAAGATGTATTCTATACTTTGTACTAATTAACCTGAGCTATAACAACATTTGAGGTCccagatgactggaggaagggtcatgtcactcccatatacaagaaggggagcagggaggacccggggaactacaggccggtgagtctcacctctgtgactgggaagatcatggaacagatcctcctggacgATATGCTTAATCGCAGaaggaatgagcatgtgatccaagacagccagcatggcttcaccaagtgAAGGTCATGCTTCaccaatcttgtggccttctacGATGGAGTGACGGCATTGGTTGAcaaagggaaggcgaccgatgtaATTTACCCCAACTTGAGTATGGCCTTTGACATGgttccccaccacatcctcatcctcaaattggagggatgtggatttgatgggagGATCACTCAatggataagaaattggttgaaaggctgcagacagagggtggtgatcaatggctctatgtccagggGGAGACTGGTAACGAGCAGTGccccccaggggtctgtctttGGACAGacatttaacatctttatcaatgacatcgATGATGgaatcaagtgcaccctcagcaagtttgctgacaacaccaagctgagttGTGCAGTtgacacagaggaaggaagggatgccattcagaaggaccttgacaggcttgaaaggtgggcccgggtgaacctaatgaggttcaacacagcaaagtgcaaggttttgcacttgggccggaagaaccccaggcatctgtacagactgggaggagtggtccttgagagcagctcagcagagaaggacctaggggtcctagtggatgagaaacttaacataGCCAGCAGTTTGCTCATGCAgctcggaaagcaaatggtatcctgggctccatcaggagaggggtggccagtagGGATAGAGAGGTGATCCCTCTCtattctgctcttgtgaggccctatctggaatactgtgccaggtatggagccctcagtacaagaaagacatacaactgttggaaagggtccagaggagagccacaaggATGGTCAGGAGCACctgccctatgaggacaggctaagggagctgggcttgttcagcctagagaagagaaggctgcagggtaacctcattgcagcccttcagtacctgaagggtacctataatcaggagggatgtaaactctttgaaaggaccggtaatagtaggacaagggaaatggttttaagttgaaagagggaagatttaggttggatgttatggggaagttctttactaggagagtggtgaggtcctggaacaggctgcccaggtacgctgtggatgccccgtccctggaggtgttgtgtccaaggccaggttggatgaggccctgggcaacttgatctagtAAACAgggaagtttggtggccctgctaggcaggggggttggagcttcatgatccttgagatcccttccaactcaggtcattctgtgatctctAAGAGTGCTTATATTAATGCGATGCagatcatttccttttctgttatcTTGCTTAACTTTGAACTGCTAAAATTCTGGGGGAGTGGTGTCTTTTTTTACTGTATATATTATACAgcaataatatatttttcttcatagatACATAGAGGGATGAGTTCTAAATAGGCTCTCAAGCAAAACGAAACACTTATAATACAATGCTTTCTAGATCTCCTACCATTACAAGGGTTTTAATACCTTATATGCTTGAAAAACatcctaaaaataataaaacaactaGCCTGTTAAATCCATACCTAGTTGatggagaggctgtggatgtgaTCTACAAAGATTTTAAAGGCTCTGACTCTATCTCCCACAGCACCctccctgcagaagctggcagcccattgTTTGGACAAGTGCACTCTTTGCTGGCTAAAGAAAACTGGCTGGAGAGCCAGGCCCAAAGActggtggtgaatggagctaaatccaACTGGCAATCAGTCATAAGTGATGTTCCAAAGCGGTCAGTACTGGAGCCAgccttgtttaatatctttattgaaCATCTAGACAAAGggatcgagtgcaccctcagtaagtatGCACATGACATCATGCTGGGAAGAAGTGCCAATCTTCCTGAGAGCAGGAAGCCCCCACAGATGTGGTTGGATGAGCTGAAGCCAACTGTATGACATCCAAAAGACCAAGTCTAGCATTTCAGTTACAGTAATCCTATGCAGACTTGGAGCCAACCGGCTGGCAAATCATATAGGCCAAAAGGATTTGAGTGTGCTAGTTGACAGTTGGCTGAACAcaaaccagcagtgtgctcagatGGCCAAGaagccagtggcatcctggcttgtaacAAATATTGTAGCCAGTAGGATTAGGGAGGTGTCTGTCCCTCTGTCCTCAGCACTGGAGAGGCTGCCTACTCACAGATGTGATTCTTTGCGCTGTAGTGTAAGCATCAAGCAACAATGATCTACAAAGGGCAGCAGCCTTCTGAATGTTACTACACATCTGCTCTGTTGCAATAACCTCTTCGGTATTCAGGAACAGAGCAGCAAAGATATCTGAAGTGGTACTAAGATAATAAAAGCATGGTTAGGCATCTATTCAAGGCAACATGACTACGGTCATCTATTCTAGACTACCAATGATattgcaaaaatatatatataaataaattaattaattaaaagaacCTCACCATAATTACAATAACGTGCCTTGTAGCCTACCTGAAATCTGCAGTAGCTGCAAATGATTCCAGCTCTGTAATAGAGAACACACAAAGAAAGCCTTCTCCACTTCGGAAGTAGTTGTCTCTAATTGCAGCGTAgtcctcctgccctgctgtgtcCAATATATCAATTTGGACTTCTTCCCCATCCAGAACAACCTTCTTCCTGTAGCTGTCAGCTTTGGTGGGCTCATAATCTTCTACAAACTAGAAACAAAAATTTTACTGTTTGAAAACCAGGTCCGTAGAGagcaaatgcattattttcatagaaggatataacaaacatttcttatgcttacagaaataaataaataagcctaTGTATTTAGGCTACAAGAAATACTCAAGTTATTCATAGCTAAAGCAGGCTCTCCATCAACCCAAACAATTTACagggtttttgcttttttcgGCCATTACAAGGAAATTTTTTATAAGCAACTGCAAAACATTTATGGCCACGCACTAAATGTCTGCTTTCAGTTAAGCACAGCACCTGGCTGCATTTCATTACGCTATCAGGCAGTTCTGACTGAGTATACTTAGTATCAATTTTGTAAGGCACAGTGAAGGCAAAACTTCCATTTCTTTGTCAAAAAGATTGACTttcaatgacaaaaaaaaaaactaggaaaacaagatttttattttttttcctcctccaacagcaacataaaaaaaaaaggaaaaaagtcactTCTCGGGCATCAAGCAACTTACTGAAGAGAAGAAGCTTTGAGTTTTAATACTTAAGTTTAACAGGTCTAGCAAacaatgtgaaaatatattgtaaGGGAGCAAGTTATAAAACCACTAATAGCCTAAAAATctgagggggggaagggggaaggcatatttatatatatatttacaggtGTCTCCaacaaagaaaactcagaatttCAAagtcacagaacagtttgggttggatgggactttAAAccccatccagttccaaccccacaTACTGAGTGCGCAGAGACACCTCCCAGTAAACTAGGTTGCCCATGgtcccattcaacctggccttgaacacttccagggatgaggtATCCacactctgggcagcctgtatcagtgcaaaaaatatttatcctCAATTTAATAATTGGCATTTGTACATCCTATACATTTAGACCTTTTCAGAAAATAACCGTATCAATTAATGCTTAAGTAACACTACATAGCAGACATCACATGGGATAACTTATATTGTACTTTCTCACCTCATCATACATAAACTGAAGTGTTAAGGCAGATTTTCCTACACCACCACTTCCAACCATGATGACTTTATGTAAAGCCAGCGAATTCTGCCCTTTAGGCTTATTTGCTGCCATCTTTGGATTACAGAAAATTCACAGGTATAAAATGAAAACCTAGAAGAAAAAGTATTGCTTCATTAGTTTCCTCCCTCCCACATGCActgtttaaaatgcattatttcaaaTCCCTGTTTTACAATTAATAAGTAAACAAAGGCTGAACAGACATTTGGATACGAAAGACTACTATGGTGGAAAGATAACCTATaaatgctcaccaatgttgaaggCTTGCAGCCAACTCcacaaggagcaatctccagagaaagagatcctgccttagtggcagtcagcccttaaatgagatctgggagaggtggagccaggctccaccccttccaggagcacaccTGAATtacctcacctgtgctcctgcagctgactcattgcttgcctcaggtgttcaatcagagattcaggctgtgatcaacagtttcccatacacctGAATATCTCAGATTTAGAGATGtttaggttttatttctgttacctTCACTGAAAATCACCTTTTACTAGAAATCATTACACAAATTATAACAAgcgggttttttttgtttttgtgtttgtttgtttttttttttttttttttttttttctctggtggCACAAGCCAAGAAAGCCATCATCACCTGCAAAGGGCACAGGCAGGTTCACAGCATCCAACAGCAATtagaggaaaatatttacattttggTACGTAATGCTTTCTCTTAGAGACATGGCATTTGTCTGGAATTCTCGTTAGTTTActaagaaacaaatgaaaaaaggaaaccaCAGTGAGTCAACACAAGAAAGGACGAGATATTacagctgcagggaaaaaaCCCAGACATTCGAAGGAATTTTCAGCTTAAATAGCAGGCACTGGGACAACGGTAGCATCAACAAGGATTGGTTTGTGcactttttcagagaaaacCAGGCAAGTGTGTCACTTACATCCTAAAAATAACCTGTTTCAGCAGGTCAATCAGGAACTGAAAGAATAATTTAGTTTAGGCAGAGTGCAAAGATTCAACTTGTCTTTGTAGATTACAAACACAGTTACCCAACATACTAGAATAGCTGTTCTAGTCCTGCAACTGCCTGATCAAACACAAATCTCTGTATCTCATCAATTTTAAAGGACTCTGTGGCAGTTCATTCCCACACGCACTTTAATGTGCATGTGCACATATGCAAAAAATAATCCCACTagatttcagtgattttttaaaTCACATAGTTCTTAGCAGAACCCCAACCGTTCTCATTCCACACCTTCCTTTCATTCCTTACCTATCCCAATAGTAGTATTATTGTATTTGTGTttaaaggaagacaaaacatTCTGTCCTAAAAACACAGGGCAGACACTGCACAGATTTACAAGGACGATTAAATTCTCTCCAGAATCCCCTTCCTCCAGAGATTAAGGTCAAAACCTCTAATGTCCAAAATGCAAAGTGACTTCTGTATTACAGAGGATGTAAATACACAACACATCTACAACAGCAGTAAGAACCAAATAGAACTTTGTTGACAAGGAAGCTCAGAAAGACTTCACATGACAACACAATTTGGTTATACACAGAACTATCAGATAATAATATAGCACAGGAACAAGATACTTTTACTCATCATGATCTTCTGACAACCTCACACTAAAATTACATTCTCCTGCATTGTGAATCACCGTTGTGTGCAAATTAAACAACTGGAACATCAAGAACAACCATTTCCTTAAAACTTATACCAATGTCCTTAGCTGAGGACATGCTTTTATTAGCAGTGAGGCAATTACATATAAAAGCATGCTGACTGAAACATCATTAAAAACTGAAGCAATCTTTCCcggaattaaaaaaatatatagaaggaagaagaaatctaCATGAAGAACTGTGGATCACAACAACAACACTACCTACTATGCTGTCAAAGAACTCTGAAAACACAACTGAATATTAAATGGcttaaaatgtttcttccaaAAGGGTTATGTAAGTGAAATGAGCCCAAATAAGCTGCTGCACTAATTACAGacacacagcagagaaacatAACTAATGTCACgttacaatttcttttttaaataggaaacaaaacaggagcacaagaacaaaacaaatttgGGTTTTGGTCACTGAAGCTTAAGAAccacctctttctttttactcAAAAGGAAGTATGAGAACATGAAAATAACTCCAAGCTGTGTACATTTTCAACCTACTGCACCGCATTTTGAACTACTCTGTatcattttggttttgtatttttctctagagagaaaattgtatttttctctagagagaaaagaatgtttACTGAAAGTTGTGCTTACTTTTTACTAAGTGTATTTCATTCAAATAATACATAAAAGCA
Encoded proteins:
- the RALA gene encoding ras-related protein Ral-A, with product MAANKPKGQNSLALHKVIMVGSGGVGKSALTLQFMYDEFVEDYEPTKADSYRKKVVLDGEEVQIDILDTAGQEDYAAIRDNYFRSGEGFLCVFSITELESFAATADFREQILRVKEDENVPFLLVGNKSDLEDKRQVSIEEAKNRADQWNVNYVETSAKTRANVDKVFFDLMREIRARKMEDSKEKNGKKKRKSLAKRIRERCCIL